CCATCAAACGCGCGAAGTCGTATGTGACGCGTTTCTGCAGGATCGACTTTTCCATCGACTGGATGATCAGGTCGGCCGCTTCGAACCAGCCGAGGTGACGCAGCATCATTTCCGCCGACAGAATTTCGGACCCCGGATTCACGTAGTCCTTGCCCGCGTACTTGGGCGCCGTACCGTGCGTGGCTTCGAACATCGCGACCGAGTCCGACAGATTCGCGCCCGGCGCGATGCCGATCCCGCCGACTTGCGCGGCCAGCGCATCCGACACGTAGTCGCCGTTCAGATTCAGCGTGGCGATCACGTCGTATTCAGCCGGACGCAGCAGGATCTGCTGCAGGAACGCGTCCGCGATCACGTCTTTAACGACGATATCGCCACCCGTCTTCGGATTCTTGATCTTCATCCACGGGCCGCCATCGATCAGCTCCGCCGCGAATTCCTTCTGCGCGAGCGCATAGCCGTAGTCGCGGAACGCGCCCTCGGTGAACTTCATGATGTTGCCCTTGTGCACCAGCGTGACCGAGCGGCGATCGTTGTCGATCGCGTACTGGATCGCCTTGCGCACGAGCCGCTCGGTGCCTTCGCGCGACACCGGCTTCACGCCGATCCCCGAGGTTTCCGGGAAGCGGATCTTCTTCACGCCCATTTCTTCGGTCAGGAACTTGATGACCTTCTTCGCCTGCTCGGACTCGGCCGGCCATTCGATGCCGGCGTAGATGTCTTCCGAGTTCTCGCGGAAGATCACCATGTTGGTCTTTTCCGGCTCACGCACCGGCGACGGCACGCCCTTGAAATACTGCACTGGCCGCAGACACACATACAGATCCAGTTCCTGGCGCAGCGCGACGTTCAGCGAACGGATGCCGCCGCCGACCGGCGTGGTGAGCGGCCCTTTGATCGACACCACGTATTCCTTGAGCACCTGCAGCGTCTCTTCCGGCAGCCACACGTCCGGTCCGTACACCTTGGTCGATTTCTCGCCGGCGTAGATTTCCATCCAGTGGATTTTCTTCTTGCCGCCGTAGGCTTTTTCGACCGCGGCGTCCACCACCTTGATCATCACCGGCGTGATGTCGAGACCCGTGCCGTCACCTTCGATGTACGGAATGATCGGCTGGTCGGAAACGTTGAGCGAGAAATCTGCGTTGACGGTGATTTTCTCGCCGCCGGTGGGGACCTTGATGTGCTGATACGGCATGATCGGACTCCAGTGATAGCCAGGCTGAAAGCTGATGGGAGACTGCGAAAATGGGCGCTTCCTCGCTGCGCGCAATGCCGGACGCCTGCAAGCGACCTGGCCGCTATTCTAGCCCACGCGACTGCCGCGTCATGGGCGCGGCCGCTCGGGGTTTTCCAACATGACAGCGGATTCGCGCAACGAGTACAAACTCCTATGTCTTATATAAGACATAGGAGTTATCGGCGCGCATTATGCATTATTATCCCGCCCATGACTATCCGGCCAAACGGCCAGCGCGGCGCTTTTTGCCGGCAGGGTTCGCGCGGCGTCATCCGCCGTGCAGCCGCCTCACGCGCCTCCTACTCTTGCCTCTCCATGCGCCTTCTCGCCCTGAACAAACCGTTCGGCACCATCTGCCAGTTCTCTCCTCACGAAACGCGCGCGTCGCTGGCCGACTGGGTCAAGGTGCCGGGCGTCTATCCGGCCGGCCGTCTCGATTCCGACAGCGAGGGCCTGCTGCTGCTCACCGACGACGGCGCCTTGCAGGCGCGCATTGCCGAACCGCGTCACAAGCTCATCAAACGTTATTGGGCTCAGGTGGAAGGCGCCGTCGATAGCGCCGCGCTGACGAAGCTCGCTCGCGGCGTCGACCTCGGCGACTATGTGACGCAGCCGTGTCGCGCGGAATACGTCGAACCGGGCGATACGCTGTGGACTCGCACGCCGCCGATCCGCTATCGCGCCGCGATCCCGACGACGTGGATCGAGTTGTCCATCACCGAGGGCAAGAATCGCCAGGTGCGCAGGATGACCGCCGCGGTGGGATTTCCGACGCTGCGTCTGGTGCGCGTCGGCATCGGCGCGCTCGATATTTTTTCGCTTGGACTGCAACCGGGACACAGCGTCGAATTGCCGTCGCGGGCGCCTTGGGACGGTGTCGCCTGACGGGTGTCATGCGAGAACAGGCGCGAGCAAGCAGGCGCACGCGCTCGACAATCTGACTCGCCGCTTGTGGATAAGACAACTAACTCGTTGTATCCGCAAGCAATTCAAAGCGTGAAACTCGCATTAAAAAACGTGAAACAAACACGCTCGCGTCACACGCGCGTCATTCGATCCGCTTCATTACACCCGCATATAAATTTTCCAGAAAAATGACGTCAACCGTCGTGCGAGCTCACGCGTTATTCGACGCAGATGCCGCCCGAAGCTATCCGGCATTCAGCCTTAAGGGCCTTTGCACAAGCCGCTCACGCGGTCGACGCGGGGAGTCTGAGCGCTAAACAGACGCGTCGAAAAATTTGTTCGATGCGCTGTCAACCGAAAGGTGGATGGCACGTTTACCGACATGACTCTTACATAACCGGGTCATTTGGTTAATTAACTAAAGCTGAGGATTCTCAAAATGAACAAACTGATCGCCGCTCTGGTCGCTGGTCTCTTCGCAACGGCAGCATTCGCACAAGCTTCGGCACCGGCAGCAGCTCCGGCAGCAGCAGCTTCGTCGGCAAAGAAGACCACGAAGAAGGCTCACAAGAAGTCGCACAAGAAGGCAGCAGCAGCAGCTGCAGCTTCGGGCGCTTCGGAGTAAGTTTGTTGTAAAAACGCAGTCAAGAACTAGCTTCATTGCCGTTCTTACGGCGTTGAAAGGCAGATCACCGCAAGGCGATCTGCCTTTTTGTTTTTGACCTGCTCGCGTAACATTCGCGGGTTAATTTCCAGCAAGGAGTCATGCCGTGCGATTTTCCATGCGCTCGTCGATTGCGCGTTTCGCTGTAGCCGTTGCATTGCCGCTCGCCGCGCTGTCGTTCGCCGCCAGCACCGCCCCTGCGCACGCGCAGGACATGCCGTCCGGCGCGAAGCAGCCCAGTGAATTTCCGCGCGTGAAGCTGACCGCCGGCATGTTCGTGATCGACGCCGCGGTCGCCGCGAACGACGCGGACCGCGAGCAAGGTTTGATGTATCGCACGACCCTCGCGCCGAACGAAGGCATGCTGTTCGTCTTCAACGAGCGCGCGGTGCATTGCTTCTGGATGAAGAACACGTTGATCCCGCTGTCGATCGCATTCATGCGCGCCGACGGCACGGTCACCGATATCGACGAGATGCAGGCCGAGACCACCGACAATCACTGCCCGAAGAACAACGGGGTGTACGCGCTGGAGATGAGCAAGGGCTGGTTCACGTCGAAGGGCATCAAGCCGGGAATGAAGATTCAGGGCCTGCCGGCCGCGCAGCAATAAGACGCTCCGATTCCGCGAAGCCGGTGCCTGCAAAACAGGCACCGGCTTTTTTTATGGGCGCGCGTCCCCATCTCGGAACGACGCGCGCCGACCCGGTCCGTGAGTTTCCTGCAAAAGCCGGGCCGACGCGCTATCCTAGTATTCTCAGCACCGCAACACCCAGGCTCCCCGGGCGGCATCAGCAAGCGGCCCGGCAGCGTTACAAGGCGCGCTATTCCAAGGAGGTTCACGTGCCCCGCAAGACTCCCATCGAGCGCTACCGGAACATCGGCATCAGCGCTCACATCGATGCCGGCAAAACCACCACCACTGAACGCATCCTGTTCTACACAGGCGTGACCCACAAGATCGGCGAGGTTCACGACGGTGCGGCGACGATGGACTGGATGGAACAGGAGCAGGAGCGCGGCATCACGATCACGTCGGCGGCCACCACCGCTTTCTGGAAAGGCATGGCCGGCAACTATCCGGAGCATCGGATCAACATCATCGACACGCCGGGACACGTCGACTTCACGATCGAAGTGGAGCGCTCCATGCGCGTGCTCGACGGCGCGTGCATGGTGTACGACTCGGTCGGCGGCGTGCAGCCGCAATCCGAAACCGTATGGCGTCAGGCGAACAAGTACAAGGTGCCGCGCATCGCGTTCGTCAACAAGATGGACCGCGTGGGCGCGGATTTCTTCCGCGTGCAGCGGCAGATCGGCGATCGTCTGAAGGGCGTCGCGGTGCCGATCCAGATTCCGATCGGCGCGGAAGAGCACTTCCAGGGCGTGGTCGATCTGGTCAAGATGAAGGCGATCTTCTGGGACGAAGAGAACCAGGGCATCAAGTTCGAATACCGTGATATTCCGGCGGAGCTCGCGGCAACGGCCAAGGAATGGCACGACAAGATGGTCGAGGCCGCGGCCGAGGCCAGCGAGGAACTGCTCGACAAATATCTGGGCGGCGAGACGCTGAGCGAAGAGGAAATCAAGCACGGCATCCGCACCCGCTGCATCGCCAACGAAATCGTGCCGATGCTGTGCGGCAGCGCGTTCAAGAACAAGGGCGTGCAGGCCATGCTCGACGCGGTGATCGACTATCTGCCCTCGCCGGTCGACGTGCCCGCCATTACCGGCCACGACGAACACGACAAGGAGATCGAGCGTCACCCGACCGACACCGATCCGTTCTCGGCGCTCGCCTTCAAGATCATGACCGACCCGTTCGTCGGCCAGTTGATCTTCTTCCGCGTGTATTCGGGCGTGGTGAATTCGGGCGACACGGTCTACAACGCGATCAAGGAAAAGAAGGAACGCCTTGGCCGGATCCTGCAGATGCATGCGAACGAGCGCAAGGAAATCAAGGAGGTCTACGCGGGCGACATCGCCGCGGCCGTCGGTCTGAAGGAAGCGACGACGGGCGACACGCTGTGCGATCCGAACCACGTGATCATCCTCGAAAAGATGATTTTCCCGGAGCCGGTGATTTCGCAGGCCGTCGAGCCGAAGACCAAGGTCGACCAGGAAAAGATGGGTATCGCGCTGAACCGTCTTGCCCAGGAAGATCCGTCGTTCCGTGTGCAGACCGATGAAGAATCCGGCCAGACGATCATCTCCGGGATGGGAGAGCTGCACCTGGAAATTCTGGTCGACCGGATGAAGCGCGAGTTCGGCGTGGAAGCCACCGTCGGCAAGCCGCAGGTCGCGTATCGCGAAACGGTGCGCAACAAGGTCGAAGACGTGGAAGGCAAGTTCGTCAAGCAGTCGGGCGGCCGCGGTCAGTACGGTCACGCGGTGGTGACGCTGGAGCCGGCGGAGCAAGGCAAGGGCTACGAATTCGTCGATGCGATCAAGGGCGGCGTGATTCCGCGCGAGTACATCCCGGCGGTCGACAAGGGCATTCAGGAAACGCTGAAGGCCGGCGTGCTGGCGGGGTATCCGGTGGTCGACGTGAAGGTCACGCTGACCTTCGGTTCGTACCACGACGTCGACTCGAACGAAAACGCCTTCCGCATGGCGGGGTCGATGGCGTTCAAGGAAGCGATGCGCAAGGCGAAGCCGGTGCTGCTCGAACCGATGATGGCCGTCGAGGTGGAAACGCCGGAAGACTTCATGGGCAACGTGATGGGCGATCTGTCGAGCCGCCGTGGTCTGGTGCAAGGCATGGAAGACATCGCGGGCGGCGGCGGCAAGCTGGTGCGCGCCGAAGTGCCGCTCGCGGAGATGTTCGGTTATTCCACGTCGTTGCGCTCGGCCACTCAGGGCCGCGCCACGTACACGATGGAGTTCAAGCACTACGCCGAAACGCCGAACAACGTCGCCGAGGCGGTGATCAACGCGAAGCAGAAGTAAGCGTTCGAGTTAGCTGCTGGCGTCGATAGACGTTGAAGAAGCCCGTCCCTCGTGGACGGGCTTCTTCGTTTACAGGCACCGTGACGGCGGCCTCCGCCTCCAGAACGCCAACGGTCACCATGGCGTGTCCGGCCTCCATTCCGGCACCCCACGCCTTTTCGAACGTGCAAGAATGCGGCAGGAACGACGCGCTGCCGATCGTCGTCACCGACGCCCACGAGGAGACACATCATGAGCCAGGATCACGAACATCCGCACTACAAGAACGAACATCCGGCCACGCCGATCGACTGGCGCGAGCACGGCGTGAAGGTCATCAAGGGCGATCAGCTCGACAGCAACACCGCGCAGACGCCGGGCATGAATCGCGCGGCCGCGATCAACGCAGCGCGGGTCGGCGCGCAGAAGATCTGGGCCGGCACGGTGACGATTCATCCGAACGCGAAGACCGGCGCGCATCATCATGGCGCGCTCGAAAGCGTGATCTACGTGGTGCGCGGCCAGGCACGCATGCGTTGGGGCGAACATCTCGAGTTCACCGCCGAAGCCGGCCCGGGCGACTTCATTTTCGTGCCGCCGTATGTTCCGCATCAGGAGATCAACGCGAGTACCGACGAGCCGCTCGAATGCGTGCTGGTGCGCAGCGACAACGAGGCCGTGGTGGTCAATCTGAACATCGACGCGGTCGAAGCGCCGGAAACCGTGTTCTGGGTCGATCCGATTCACAAGCATCCGCATGATCATTGAAGACCGTCGAGGTTCGTCGACCGTCGCCGATGCGGTAAATCCAACAGCGCTCGCGCCACGCAGTCGGTAAGAATGCAGCGTAAAAACAGCGGTTTTCCTGCGTTAGCGCCGCCTGGACGC
The sequence above is a segment of the Paraburkholderia sp. D15 genome. Coding sequences within it:
- a CDS encoding DUF192 domain-containing protein — encoded protein: MRFSMRSSIARFAVAVALPLAALSFAASTAPAHAQDMPSGAKQPSEFPRVKLTAGMFVIDAAVAANDADREQGLMYRTTLAPNEGMLFVFNERAVHCFWMKNTLIPLSIAFMRADGTVTDIDEMQAETTDNHCPKNNGVYALEMSKGWFTSKGIKPGMKIQGLPAAQQ
- the icd gene encoding NADP-dependent isocitrate dehydrogenase, yielding MPYQHIKVPTGGEKITVNADFSLNVSDQPIIPYIEGDGTGLDITPVMIKVVDAAVEKAYGGKKKIHWMEIYAGEKSTKVYGPDVWLPEETLQVLKEYVVSIKGPLTTPVGGGIRSLNVALRQELDLYVCLRPVQYFKGVPSPVREPEKTNMVIFRENSEDIYAGIEWPAESEQAKKVIKFLTEEMGVKKIRFPETSGIGVKPVSREGTERLVRKAIQYAIDNDRRSVTLVHKGNIMKFTEGAFRDYGYALAQKEFAAELIDGGPWMKIKNPKTGGDIVVKDVIADAFLQQILLRPAEYDVIATLNLNGDYVSDALAAQVGGIGIAPGANLSDSVAMFEATHGTAPKYAGKDYVNPGSEILSAEMMLRHLGWFEAADLIIQSMEKSILQKRVTYDFARLMEGATQVSCSGFGQVLIENM
- a CDS encoding cupin domain-containing protein, with protein sequence MSQDHEHPHYKNEHPATPIDWREHGVKVIKGDQLDSNTAQTPGMNRAAAINAARVGAQKIWAGTVTIHPNAKTGAHHHGALESVIYVVRGQARMRWGEHLEFTAEAGPGDFIFVPPYVPHQEINASTDEPLECVLVRSDNEAVVVNLNIDAVEAPETVFWVDPIHKHPHDH
- a CDS encoding pseudouridine synthase; amino-acid sequence: MRLLALNKPFGTICQFSPHETRASLADWVKVPGVYPAGRLDSDSEGLLLLTDDGALQARIAEPRHKLIKRYWAQVEGAVDSAALTKLARGVDLGDYVTQPCRAEYVEPGDTLWTRTPPIRYRAAIPTTWIELSITEGKNRQVRRMTAAVGFPTLRLVRVGIGALDIFSLGLQPGHSVELPSRAPWDGVA
- the fusA gene encoding elongation factor G; amino-acid sequence: MPRKTPIERYRNIGISAHIDAGKTTTTERILFYTGVTHKIGEVHDGAATMDWMEQEQERGITITSAATTAFWKGMAGNYPEHRINIIDTPGHVDFTIEVERSMRVLDGACMVYDSVGGVQPQSETVWRQANKYKVPRIAFVNKMDRVGADFFRVQRQIGDRLKGVAVPIQIPIGAEEHFQGVVDLVKMKAIFWDEENQGIKFEYRDIPAELAATAKEWHDKMVEAAAEASEELLDKYLGGETLSEEEIKHGIRTRCIANEIVPMLCGSAFKNKGVQAMLDAVIDYLPSPVDVPAITGHDEHDKEIERHPTDTDPFSALAFKIMTDPFVGQLIFFRVYSGVVNSGDTVYNAIKEKKERLGRILQMHANERKEIKEVYAGDIAAAVGLKEATTGDTLCDPNHVIILEKMIFPEPVISQAVEPKTKVDQEKMGIALNRLAQEDPSFRVQTDEESGQTIISGMGELHLEILVDRMKREFGVEATVGKPQVAYRETVRNKVEDVEGKFVKQSGGRGQYGHAVVTLEPAEQGKGYEFVDAIKGGVIPREYIPAVDKGIQETLKAGVLAGYPVVDVKVTLTFGSYHDVDSNENAFRMAGSMAFKEAMRKAKPVLLEPMMAVEVETPEDFMGNVMGDLSSRRGLVQGMEDIAGGGGKLVRAEVPLAEMFGYSTSLRSATQGRATYTMEFKHYAETPNNVAEAVINAKQK